In Chryseobacterium lactis, a single genomic region encodes these proteins:
- a CDS encoding BlaI/MecI/CopY family transcriptional regulator, giving the protein MKINHLTAAEENFMKLFWKMESFYLKDIMEQHPEPKPHQNTVSTYLKILVEKGYLSTVKEGRIFKYTVIVPFEDYKKFLLKELSHHFFNDSGKEILEFLFSEKLLSQDDLKGYFDLKIEIKPAKPAKSEEPKFEYAEEILNPKKEKEKKGKTKEKEKEKEKDKKKKKKKE; this is encoded by the coding sequence ATGAAAATCAATCATCTTACTGCCGCAGAGGAAAATTTTATGAAGCTGTTTTGGAAAATGGAATCGTTCTATTTGAAGGACATTATGGAGCAGCACCCGGAACCAAAACCACACCAGAACACGGTTTCCACTTATTTGAAAATATTGGTAGAGAAGGGTTACCTGTCTACTGTAAAAGAAGGAAGAATCTTTAAGTATACCGTAATTGTTCCTTTTGAAGACTATAAAAAGTTTTTATTAAAAGAACTTTCACATCATTTTTTTAATGATTCCGGAAAAGAAATCCTGGAGTTTTTATTCAGTGAAAAGTTATTATCACAGGATGATTTAAAGGGATATTTTGATCTGAAGATTGAAATTAAGCCAGCAAAACCGGCCAAGTCCGAAGAACCAAAATTCGAATACGCTGAAGAAATCCTTAATCCGAAAAAAGAAAAGGAGAAGAAAGGAAAAACTAAGGAGAAGGAGAAGGAAAAAGAAAAGGACAAGAAGAAAAAGAAGAAAAAAGAATAA
- a CDS encoding inorganic pyrophosphatase: MIPNFKAHPWHGISAGEDAPNVVNVFVEIVPSDTIKYEVDKETGYLKVDRPQKFSNIIPALYGFVPRTYCHNEVMKLAIEAGADDVTMGDHDPLDICVLSSHNIHAGGLLMEAIPIGGFKMIDGGEADDKIVAVMINDHAFGHFRDITELPEAEVKRLMHYFLTYKNLPDEPAKCRIQEVYGAEHARKVIKASQADYAEKFGG; the protein is encoded by the coding sequence ATGATTCCAAATTTTAAAGCACATCCATGGCACGGGATTTCTGCAGGAGAGGATGCACCGAATGTTGTCAACGTATTTGTGGAAATCGTACCTTCAGATACTATCAAATATGAAGTAGATAAAGAGACAGGATATTTAAAGGTAGACAGGCCACAGAAGTTTTCTAACATTATTCCGGCTTTATATGGTTTTGTTCCAAGAACATATTGTCATAATGAAGTGATGAAACTTGCAATAGAAGCAGGAGCTGATGATGTAACAATGGGAGATCATGATCCGCTTGATATCTGTGTATTAAGCTCTCACAATATCCATGCAGGAGGTTTATTGATGGAAGCTATTCCAATCGGAGGGTTTAAAATGATCGACGGTGGTGAAGCTGATGATAAAATTGTTGCTGTAATGATCAATGACCATGCATTTGGACATTTCAGAGATATTACTGAATTACCTGAAGCAGAAGTAAAAAGATTGATGCACTACTTCTTAACCTATAAAAACTTACCGGATGAGCCTGCAAAATGCAGAATCCAGGAAGTATATGGTGCAGAACATGCCAGAAAAGTAATCAAAGCTTCTCAGGCTGATTATGCTGAAAAATTCGGAGGATAA
- the radC gene encoding RadC family protein — protein sequence MPIKFLAEDDRPREKFLQKGKNSLSDSELLAIIMGSGNKEESAIELARKILNSVDNSWHQLSLLSVKDLMKFKGIGEVKAISIAAALEIGRRRAGQEIPEKSVIGNSHDAYSILKNQLSDLRTEEFWAIFLNNNNKVIHISQLTQGGISQAIVDVRILFKTAFDHFSTGVIIAHNHPSGSLKPSKEDINITQKIKEAGKILSIQLLDHIIVTQNSYFSFSDAGLL from the coding sequence ATGCCTATAAAGTTTCTAGCGGAAGATGACAGACCAAGAGAAAAGTTTTTGCAGAAAGGCAAGAACTCACTTTCCGATTCAGAACTGCTGGCTATTATTATGGGAAGTGGGAATAAAGAAGAGAGTGCTATAGAACTGGCGAGAAAAATTCTCAATTCTGTAGACAACAGCTGGCATCAGCTGAGCCTTCTTTCTGTTAAAGATTTGATGAAATTTAAAGGAATTGGTGAAGTAAAGGCTATTTCAATTGCCGCAGCGTTGGAAATCGGAAGGAGAAGAGCAGGGCAGGAGATCCCGGAAAAATCAGTTATCGGCAATAGTCATGACGCGTATTCTATTCTTAAAAACCAGTTGTCTGATTTGAGAACTGAAGAATTTTGGGCTATTTTTCTAAATAACAACAATAAGGTAATCCATATTTCACAACTGACTCAGGGTGGAATAAGCCAGGCAATTGTGGATGTAAGAATCTTATTTAAAACAGCTTTCGACCATTTTTCAACAGGCGTTATTATTGCCCACAATCATCCTTCCGGAAGCTTAAAACCAAGTAAGGAAGACATCAACATTACTCAAAAAATTAAGGAAGCAGGAAAAATATTAAGTATTCAGCTTTTAGATCACATTATTGTTACACAAAATTCATACTTTAGTTTCTCGGACGCCGGATTATTATGA
- a CDS encoding ABC transporter ATP-binding protein, with protein MIKARNIHKSYGNLEVLKGVDIHIKMGEVVSIVGESGAGKSTLLQILGTLDHPTQSNKYDTEIAIAGESFINMNDKQLSKFRNQNIGFVFQFHQLLPEFTALENVLLPTRIAGANEREAMEKAHALFEDLKIEQRLNHKPNQLSGGEAQRVAVARALINSPKIIFADEPTGNLDSKNADDLHRLFFDLRDKYNQTFVIVTHNPNLAEITDRKLIMKDGMIIE; from the coding sequence ATGATTAAAGCAAGAAATATCCATAAGTCTTATGGGAATTTAGAAGTACTGAAAGGTGTTGATATTCATATCAAAATGGGCGAAGTTGTTTCTATTGTAGGAGAATCCGGGGCAGGTAAATCTACTTTACTGCAGATTTTAGGAACTCTGGATCATCCGACGCAATCCAATAAATATGATACAGAAATTGCCATTGCAGGAGAATCATTTATTAATATGAATGATAAGCAGCTTTCTAAATTCAGAAATCAGAATATCGGTTTTGTATTTCAGTTTCACCAGCTTCTTCCTGAATTTACGGCATTGGAAAATGTTTTGCTTCCTACAAGAATTGCCGGAGCTAACGAAAGAGAAGCGATGGAAAAAGCACATGCTTTATTTGAAGATTTAAAGATAGAACAAAGATTGAATCATAAGCCTAATCAGCTTTCAGGTGGTGAAGCACAAAGAGTTGCTGTAGCAAGAGCTTTAATCAATTCACCAAAAATTATCTTTGCGGATGAGCCAACAGGTAACCTGGATTCTAAGAATGCGGATGATCTTCACAGGTTGTTTTTCGACCTGAGAGATAAATACAATCAAACATTTGTAATTGTAACGCACAATCCGAACCTTGCAGAAATTACAGACCGAAAGCTTATCATGAAAGACGGAATGATCATAGAGTAG
- the pdhA gene encoding pyruvate dehydrogenase (acetyl-transferring) E1 component subunit alpha translates to MKEFSKEVYLKWYEDMTMWRRFEDKCRSLYLKQKIRGFLHLYNGQEAIPAGFTHAMDLTKDSMITAYRCHIHPMAMGVDPKRIMAELCGKATGTSGGMGGSMHIFSKEHRFYGGHGIVGGQIPLGAGIAFADKYFDRKAVNICFFGDGAARQGSLHETFNMAMNWKLPVVFVVENNQYAMGTSVKRTANHEDIYKLGLGYEMPCLAVDAMDPEKVAEAAYEAIERARRGDGPTFIEARTYRYRGHSMSDAEPYRSKEEVAVHKNDDPIELVKHRILENGWATEAELEVMDNKSRDFVDECIEFMENSPYPEAEKIYEYVYAQEDYPFLDKLEN, encoded by the coding sequence ATGAAAGAATTTTCTAAAGAGGTATACCTGAAGTGGTATGAAGATATGACAATGTGGAGAAGGTTTGAAGACAAATGCCGTTCTCTTTATCTAAAACAAAAGATCAGAGGATTTTTACATTTGTATAACGGTCAGGAAGCTATTCCTGCCGGATTCACACATGCAATGGACCTTACCAAAGACAGTATGATTACTGCTTACAGATGCCACATCCATCCAATGGCGATGGGAGTAGATCCTAAGAGAATCATGGCTGAACTTTGTGGTAAAGCTACCGGAACATCCGGAGGTATGGGTGGATCTATGCACATTTTCAGTAAAGAACACCGTTTCTATGGAGGGCATGGTATCGTAGGAGGACAGATTCCTTTGGGAGCAGGTATTGCTTTCGCAGATAAATATTTCGATAGAAAAGCTGTAAACATCTGTTTCTTCGGAGATGGAGCTGCAAGACAAGGTTCTTTACATGAAACTTTCAACATGGCGATGAACTGGAAACTTCCTGTAGTATTTGTTGTTGAAAACAACCAATATGCGATGGGAACTTCAGTAAAAAGAACAGCCAACCACGAAGATATCTATAAATTAGGACTAGGATATGAAATGCCTTGTCTAGCTGTAGATGCAATGGATCCTGAAAAAGTAGCAGAAGCTGCTTATGAAGCAATTGAAAGAGCAAGAAGAGGAGACGGACCAACATTCATCGAAGCAAGAACTTACCGTTACAGAGGACACTCTATGTCTGATGCTGAGCCATACAGATCTAAAGAAGAAGTAGCTGTTCACAAAAATGATGACCCAATTGAATTGGTAAAACACAGAATTTTGGAGAATGGATGGGCTACAGAAGCTGAATTGGAAGTTATGGATAACAAATCAAGAGATTTCGTTGACGAGTGTATCGAATTCATGGAAAACTCTCCTTATCCTGAAGCAGAAAAAATCTATGAATATGTGTATGCTCAGGAAGATTATCCATTCTTAGACAAATTAGAAAACTAA
- a CDS encoding DUF7935 family protein, with protein MASFSGYLPYAFALIIAIPFLVLLRQFVHSYITLKNQEIKLLTVKSNSENKAHSYERMTLFLDRIKPSNLIQKFDRNLAVHEFIFLTEKSINEEFEYNSSQQLYITKHSWKNIVDSKNAVIELLHRTYDGVKGNVELDEFKTIFIMNYMESNDYIAETIEDLRKEILIIT; from the coding sequence ATGGCAAGTTTTTCAGGATATCTACCGTATGCATTTGCATTGATAATTGCAATCCCTTTTTTGGTTTTGCTCAGACAATTTGTACATTCATATATTACCCTTAAAAATCAGGAAATCAAACTTCTTACCGTGAAGTCAAATTCAGAAAATAAAGCCCATTCTTATGAAAGGATGACTTTATTTCTTGACAGGATAAAGCCTTCCAATCTTATTCAGAAATTTGACAGAAATTTGGCAGTGCATGAGTTTATCTTCCTGACGGAAAAGTCTATCAATGAGGAGTTTGAGTACAATTCGTCACAACAACTGTATATTACAAAACATTCCTGGAAGAATATTGTAGACTCCAAAAATGCCGTTATAGAGCTACTTCACAGAACCTATGACGGAGTGAAAGGAAATGTGGAACTGGATGAATTCAAGACCATTTTCATCATGAATTACATGGAAAGCAATGATTATATTGCAGAAACCATAGAAGATTTAAGAAAAGAAATTTTAATAATAACTTAA
- a CDS encoding pyruvate dehydrogenase complex dihydrolipoamide acetyltransferase — translation MAEVITMPRLSDTMTEGKVAKWHKKVGDKVKEGDILAEIETDKAVQDFESEVEGTLLYIGVEEGSAAAVDSVLAIIGNEGEDISGLTGGAAAPAAASEEKKSEEQPKTETPAAETVGAEVPAGVEVITMPRLSDTMTEGKVAKWHKNVGDTVKEGDLLAEIETDKAVQDFESEFNGVLLKQGVEEGGAAPVDSVLAIIGPEGTDVSAVGAAKSAAPASEKPAEQKVEAKTEEKAAPATNSSSSDRVAISPLAKKMAQDKGVDINSVQGSGENGRIVKKDIENYQPSAKPAASAPAASAAAQVAVNFVQGEDTETPNSQVRNIIAKRLAESKFSAPHYYLMVEINMDKAIEARKEINSLPDTKISFNDMIIKATAIALRKHPQVNSSWAGDKIIHRGNINVGVAVAIPDGLVVPVLKNTDQMTYTQISASVKDMASRAKSKGLKANEMEGSTFSISNLGMFGIETFTSIINQPNSAILSVGAIIEKPIVKDGQIVVGNTMKLSLACDHRVVDGATGAQFLQTLRTYLESPLTLLL, via the coding sequence ATGGCAGAAGTTATCACGATGCCCCGCCTTTCGGACACTATGACGGAAGGGAAAGTGGCGAAATGGCATAAAAAAGTAGGAGATAAAGTAAAAGAAGGAGATATTTTAGCTGAAATTGAAACTGATAAAGCAGTTCAGGATTTCGAATCTGAAGTAGAAGGAACTCTTTTATACATTGGTGTAGAAGAAGGAAGTGCTGCTGCTGTAGACTCTGTTTTGGCAATTATCGGTAATGAAGGGGAAGATATTTCAGGATTGACAGGTGGGGCAGCTGCTCCGGCTGCGGCTTCTGAAGAGAAAAAATCTGAAGAACAACCTAAAACAGAAACTCCGGCTGCTGAAACTGTGGGTGCAGAAGTTCCTGCAGGAGTAGAAGTTATTACGATGCCAAGACTTTCTGATACAATGACAGAAGGTAAAGTGGCGAAATGGCATAAAAATGTAGGCGATACAGTAAAAGAAGGAGATCTTCTTGCTGAAATCGAAACAGATAAAGCAGTTCAGGATTTTGAATCTGAATTCAATGGAGTATTATTGAAGCAAGGTGTTGAAGAGGGAGGTGCTGCTCCTGTTGATTCAGTATTAGCAATCATTGGCCCTGAAGGAACAGATGTTTCTGCTGTGGGTGCTGCAAAATCTGCTGCTCCGGCATCAGAGAAACCGGCTGAACAAAAAGTTGAAGCTAAAACTGAAGAAAAGGCTGCTCCGGCTACCAACTCTTCATCTTCTGATAGAGTAGCAATTTCTCCATTAGCTAAAAAAATGGCTCAGGATAAAGGAGTTGATATCAATAGCGTTCAAGGTTCCGGAGAAAACGGAAGAATCGTGAAAAAAGATATTGAGAATTATCAGCCATCTGCAAAACCGGCTGCTTCAGCTCCGGCTGCAAGTGCTGCTGCTCAGGTTGCGGTAAACTTTGTTCAGGGAGAAGATACAGAGACTCCAAACTCACAGGTAAGAAATATAATTGCAAAACGTCTTGCTGAAAGTAAATTCTCTGCCCCTCACTATTATCTGATGGTTGAAATCAACATGGATAAGGCGATTGAGGCAAGAAAAGAAATCAATTCTTTACCGGATACAAAAATTTCTTTCAACGATATGATCATTAAGGCAACCGCAATTGCTTTAAGAAAACACCCTCAGGTAAATTCAAGCTGGGCAGGTGATAAGATCATCCACAGAGGGAATATCAATGTTGGTGTAGCGGTAGCAATTCCTGACGGATTAGTAGTTCCTGTATTGAAGAATACAGATCAGATGACCTATACTCAGATCTCTGCATCTGTAAAAGATATGGCTTCAAGAGCTAAGAGCAAAGGTCTTAAGGCAAACGAAATGGAAGGATCTACATTCTCTATTTCTAACCTTGGAATGTTCGGTATTGAAACATTTACAAGTATCATCAACCAGCCAAACTCTGCTATCCTTTCAGTAGGAGCAATTATCGAGAAGCCAATCGTTAAAGACGGTCAGATCGTAGTTGGAAACACCATGAAACTTTCATTGGCGTGTGATCACAGAGTGGTAGACGGTGCTACAGGTGCTCAATTCTTACAAACATTAAGAACATATTTAGAAAGTCCATTAACGTTGTTACTGTAA
- a CDS encoding sodium-translocating pyrophosphatase codes for MDLFMLVPVFGVIALLYTFFQSNWVTKQNAGNEKMKIISGHIADGAMAFLKAEYKILTYFVVIVAILLAVMGSTNANSHWSIGIAFAVGAIFSASAGFIGMKIATKANVRTAEAARTSLSKALKVSFTGGSVMGMGVAGLAVLGLGALFLIIKQIFAPDATVDSHEMEKTIEILTGFSLGAESIALFARVGGGIYTKAADVGADLVGKVEAGIPEDDPRNPATIADNVGDNVGDVAGMGADLFGSYVATVLATMVLGRETISVDSFGGFAPILLPMLIAGTGIIFSMIGTLFVKINDNEGSSTSSVQNALNLGNWGSIVITAIASYFLVTYILPDKMILRGHEFTKMGVFGAIMVGLVVGTLMSIITEYYTAMGKRPVSSIVRQSSTGHATNIIGGLSVGMESTLLPIIVLAGGIYGSYLCAGLYGVAIAAAGMMATTAMQLAIDAFGPIADNAGGIAEMSELPKEVREKTDILDAVGNTTAATGKGFAIASAALTALALFAAFVGIAGIDGIDIYRADVLAGLFVGGMIPFIFSSLAITAVGQAAMAMVEEVRRQFREIPGILEGKAQPEYEKCVAISTDASIRKMMLPGAIAIISPLLIGFIFGPEVLGGFLAGATVTGVLMGMFQNNAGGAWDNAKKSFEKGVDINGQTYYKGSEPHKASVTGDTVGDPFKDTSGPSMNILIKLMSIVSLVIAPTLAVLHKDKIEANRKAKIEALTGVSTDHSATGSVDQSSLALTPNEVKGHLNENGDFVYETGTIQKIKLAGGKTIAIGEGSQIYQLYNAVNKKDQTIVDPNKWYTIQNLYFETGSSDLKAGYEMQLNNLAEILNAYPDLKIKLGGYTDNSGNEESNQKLSNLRAQTAKLKLLELGISADRVEAEGYGSQHPICEANDTDECKAKNRRIDVRVLAL; via the coding sequence ATGGATCTATTTATGTTAGTGCCAGTTTTTGGTGTCATCGCTTTACTGTATACTTTTTTTCAGAGTAACTGGGTTACCAAACAGAATGCAGGAAATGAAAAAATGAAGATAATCAGCGGTCACATTGCTGATGGTGCCATGGCTTTTTTAAAAGCTGAATACAAAATTTTAACCTACTTTGTGGTCATTGTAGCCATTCTATTGGCAGTGATGGGTTCCACCAATGCCAACTCCCATTGGAGTATAGGAATCGCCTTTGCTGTTGGAGCTATATTTTCTGCCTCGGCAGGTTTTATAGGAATGAAAATCGCCACAAAGGCTAATGTAAGAACTGCAGAAGCCGCAAGAACATCCCTATCAAAAGCATTGAAAGTCTCTTTTACCGGAGGATCAGTGATGGGAATGGGTGTGGCAGGATTAGCGGTTTTAGGATTAGGAGCACTTTTCCTGATTATTAAACAGATTTTTGCACCGGATGCTACTGTAGATTCCCATGAAATGGAAAAGACGATTGAAATTCTTACCGGGTTTTCCCTGGGTGCTGAATCTATCGCTCTTTTTGCCAGAGTAGGTGGTGGTATTTATACAAAAGCAGCAGATGTAGGAGCCGACTTAGTAGGGAAAGTAGAGGCCGGTATTCCTGAAGATGATCCCAGAAATCCCGCTACCATTGCAGACAATGTAGGAGATAACGTAGGAGACGTTGCAGGGATGGGTGCTGACCTTTTTGGATCCTATGTGGCAACTGTTCTGGCAACAATGGTGTTGGGAAGAGAAACAATTTCGGTAGATTCATTCGGTGGCTTTGCACCCATTTTGTTACCTATGCTTATAGCAGGAACAGGAATTATTTTTTCCATGATAGGAACTTTATTTGTGAAAATTAATGATAATGAGGGTTCATCCACATCCAGTGTACAGAATGCATTAAACTTAGGAAACTGGGGAAGTATTGTTATTACTGCTATAGCTTCCTATTTTCTGGTAACCTATATTCTTCCTGATAAAATGATTCTCAGAGGCCATGAATTCACCAAAATGGGCGTTTTCGGAGCAATCATGGTTGGATTGGTCGTAGGAACGTTAATGAGTATTATTACTGAATATTATACAGCCATGGGCAAAAGACCTGTTTCCAGTATTGTGAGACAATCTTCAACCGGCCATGCAACCAATATTATCGGTGGGCTTTCTGTAGGGATGGAATCCACCTTACTTCCAATTATTGTATTGGCAGGAGGAATCTATGGTTCTTATTTATGCGCCGGACTGTACGGAGTGGCTATTGCTGCTGCAGGGATGATGGCAACTACAGCAATGCAGCTGGCTATTGACGCTTTCGGACCTATTGCAGACAATGCAGGAGGAATTGCCGAAATGAGTGAACTTCCTAAAGAAGTACGTGAAAAAACAGACATTCTCGATGCTGTAGGAAATACAACCGCTGCAACCGGAAAAGGTTTTGCTATTGCTTCAGCAGCATTAACTGCCTTAGCTTTGTTCGCTGCCTTTGTAGGTATTGCAGGGATTGACGGTATTGATATCTACAGAGCAGATGTTCTGGCAGGATTATTCGTAGGCGGAATGATTCCGTTTATTTTCTCCTCTTTAGCAATAACGGCAGTGGGACAGGCTGCTATGGCTATGGTAGAAGAAGTAAGAAGACAATTCCGTGAGATTCCGGGGATATTGGAAGGAAAAGCTCAGCCCGAATATGAAAAATGCGTTGCTATTTCTACAGACGCTTCCATTAGAAAAATGATGTTACCGGGAGCTATTGCTATCATATCACCTTTACTGATCGGATTTATTTTCGGACCTGAAGTATTGGGTGGATTTTTAGCGGGAGCAACAGTAACCGGTGTTTTGATGGGAATGTTTCAGAATAATGCCGGAGGTGCCTGGGATAATGCCAAGAAATCTTTTGAAAAAGGAGTGGATATTAATGGCCAGACTTATTACAAAGGATCCGAACCTCATAAAGCTTCTGTAACCGGAGATACTGTGGGAGATCCGTTTAAAGATACTTCAGGACCGTCAATGAACATTCTGATCAAATTAATGTCAATCGTTTCATTGGTTATTGCGCCAACGTTAGCGGTTTTGCATAAAGATAAAATTGAAGCCAACAGAAAGGCAAAAATTGAAGCTTTAACCGGGGTTTCTACCGATCACTCTGCTACAGGAAGCGTTGATCAATCCTCTTTAGCACTCACTCCAAATGAAGTGAAAGGACATCTTAATGAAAATGGTGATTTTGTATATGAAACCGGGACTATTCAGAAAATTAAACTCGCCGGCGGAAAAACAATTGCGATTGGCGAAGGAAGTCAGATATACCAGTTATACAACGCTGTGAACAAAAAAGATCAGACCATTGTTGATCCCAATAAATGGTATACCATCCAAAATCTTTATTTCGAAACCGGATCCAGTGATCTGAAAGCCGGCTATGAAATGCAGCTGAACAACCTGGCAGAAATTTTAAATGCTTATCCTGATTTAAAAATAAAACTGGGCGGATATACAGACAACAGCGGAAATGAAGAAAGCAATCAGAAATTATCGAATCTGAGAGCCCAGACAGCAAAACTTAAGTTGCTTGAACTTGGAATCTCTGCAGACAGGGTAGAAGCTGAAGGCTATGGCTCACAACATCCGATCTGTGAGGCCAATGACACCGACGAATGTAAGGCCAAAAACAGAAGAATTGACGTAAGAGTTTTAGCACTTTAA
- a CDS encoding phosphatase PAP2 family protein, giving the protein MEEKQSSLLHKISKIISDFFNPLVSLIIFFIYMSVREYTLKESLLYFLPVLLMVVVPVVIWLIWNVKTGRYTNMDVSNRVQRKTLYIFIAACVIIYLAFNYIKNGYVDLVMLFILILLFALQISNLFIKSSMHTAFNLFVAALFFTLDWRMGILWFGIAVLVGITRIILKRHTVKEVFMGAGIAFMVSFIYLYCNIQFQH; this is encoded by the coding sequence ATGGAAGAAAAACAGTCTTCATTGTTGCACAAAATTTCAAAAATTATTTCTGATTTTTTTAATCCTTTGGTTTCTCTCATTATCTTTTTTATATACATGAGTGTCAGAGAATACACCCTTAAAGAGTCTCTTCTTTATTTTCTTCCCGTATTATTAATGGTTGTTGTTCCTGTTGTCATATGGCTGATATGGAATGTAAAAACGGGAAGGTACACCAATATGGATGTCTCCAACCGTGTTCAGAGAAAGACATTATATATATTTATTGCCGCTTGTGTCATTATTTATCTTGCTTTTAATTATATAAAAAATGGGTATGTTGACCTGGTCATGTTATTTATATTAATTCTGCTTTTTGCTCTTCAGATCAGTAATCTATTTATTAAAAGCTCCATGCACACTGCCTTTAATTTATTTGTAGCAGCATTATTTTTCACACTCGACTGGAGAATGGGAATCCTATGGTTCGGAATTGCCGTTCTGGTCGGAATTACAAGAATTATTTTAAAAAGACACACCGTAAAAGAAGTATTTATGGGCGCTGGAATAGCTTTTATGGTATCTTTTATCTATCTTTATTGCAATATTCAATTTCAACATTAA
- a CDS encoding NIPSNAP family protein, with protein sequence MKKLFIIFLIILSGITLGQTISSKDSSSGKPPIHQLRIYEIPKENRQVFLDRFRDHALKIMKKYGFTIVSIWESEYKDKAEFVYLLEWKNEVSMKKAWEGFMSDQEWKDIKAQTAKLHGNFVNNIEDRTLKLTEFSPQKQLVK encoded by the coding sequence ATGAAAAAACTATTTATCATATTCTTGATTATTCTTTCTGGTATTACTCTCGGACAAACGATTTCTTCAAAAGACTCTTCTTCCGGGAAACCTCCAATCCACCAATTAAGGATTTATGAAATTCCCAAAGAAAACAGGCAGGTTTTCCTGGATCGTTTCAGAGACCACGCCCTGAAAATTATGAAAAAGTATGGTTTTACCATTGTATCCATTTGGGAGTCAGAGTATAAGGATAAAGCAGAGTTTGTCTATTTGCTTGAATGGAAGAATGAGGTTTCTATGAAAAAAGCATGGGAAGGATTTATGTCAGATCAGGAATGGAAAGATATTAAAGCCCAAACCGCAAAACTGCATGGTAATTTTGTTAATAATATTGAAGACAGAACGTTGAAACTTACAGAATTTTCTCCTCAAAAGCAGCTGGTAAAATAA
- a CDS encoding murein L,D-transpeptidase catalytic domain-containing protein yields MMKHFIFLFIILISCSKAESQQLNTFGVPQSRISEIKNYIKGKDYNQELAVFINFKIPSGKYRYFIYDLKNDKVLQKAVVSHGSGSVVPRSDALQFSNIEGSYQSSLGKYAIGGSYVGKFGKAYRLKGLDETNSNAMQRAIVLHSFGCIPDTESQNPACLSLGCPMLSLNAFNQTSKYIDQSKQPMILYAFY; encoded by the coding sequence ATGATGAAACACTTTATTTTCCTTTTTATAATTCTTATTTCCTGCTCAAAAGCTGAATCACAGCAGTTGAATACCTTTGGAGTGCCTCAATCCAGGATTTCGGAAATTAAAAACTATATCAAAGGAAAAGACTACAATCAGGAACTGGCTGTTTTTATCAATTTTAAAATTCCTTCCGGAAAATACAGATATTTCATCTATGATTTGAAGAATGATAAAGTACTACAGAAAGCTGTTGTATCTCATGGTTCTGGTTCTGTAGTTCCCCGTTCTGATGCATTACAGTTTAGTAATATAGAAGGTTCTTACCAGTCTTCTCTTGGGAAATATGCCATTGGAGGAAGTTATGTTGGTAAATTCGGAAAAGCGTACCGTTTAAAAGGGCTTGATGAAACCAACAGCAATGCAATGCAGAGAGCGATCGTTCTCCATTCTTTTGGATGTATTCCCGATACGGAGTCTCAAAATCCTGCATGTTTAAGCTTAGGTTGCCCCATGCTTTCTTTGAATGCATTCAATCAAACGTCAAAGTATATAGATCAATCAAAGCAGCCTATGATTTTATATGCATTTTACTAA